AGAGCGTTCTCCTTCCCGGCAAGTTTCATGAGGTCGGGAAAATGAACGAAAAGTTTTTCAAAAGCCAGATCGAGTTCTGAAGAAGTATTTTCCAGCTTGTATGAAGGATCACCCTCCGGGATAGTAAAAGAGAACTCCGGGATCTCGATACTCATCTCGTGCTTTCGCTCGATCTCCAGTTTCCCGGACTTTACCGTCAGCCCCAGGACATCTTCCATCGCCTGTTTTCCGGTGACGGACCGGCCGGCCAGATAATGCATATTGATATCGAGAAACTCCCTCTCCACATCACGGCGGAGCCCGGTTGTCTCACGGACAAGGCTGAAAAAATTCTGCATAA
This genomic interval from Candidatus Latescibacterota bacterium contains the following:
- a CDS encoding V-type ATP synthase subunit D, which translates into the protein MNKKINPNRMMLLRLKRRLELALRGHKLLKNKQEKLMQNFFSLVRETTGLRRDVEREFLDINMHYLAGRSVTGKQAMEDVLGLTVKSGKLEIERKHEMSIEIPEFSFTIPEGDPSYKLENTSSELDLAFEKLFVHFPDLMKLAGKENALFKMAEELEKTRRRVNALEYVLIPDLELSIRSIESKLSEAERSTQTRLMKIKDMVQARESGA